A window of Streptomyces sp. NBC_01224 genomic DNA:
GAACGATGTGGACGCCGCCGTCATCAACGGCAACTACGCCATCGAGGCCAAGCTCAAGCCCGCCAAGGACTCCCTGGCGCTGGAGAAGGCCGACGGCAACCCGTACGCCAACATCATCGCGGTGAAGAAGGGCAACGAGAAGGACGCCCGCGTCCAGAAGCTCGTGAAGCTCCTCCACTCCGACGAGGTCAAGAAGTTCATCGAGGACACCTACCAGGGCTCAGTCATCCCGGCCTTCGGCACCGCCGCCAAGTCCTGACATCCGTACGTAATTTGTCCGACGAGCCCCGCGCACCCCACCAAGGGGGGCGCGGGGCTCCGTCGTACGGACCCGCCGATGCACAATGCCGGCCCGATGCTGCATGCTGTGCCTTTACACGGTCTTCGGCATGGAGCTGCGCATGACTTCCACCTTTCCGGACATCTCCATCAGCACGGATCGGTTGGTGCTGCGCCCCTTCGACATGGCGGACATCCCCGCGTACATCGAGATGATGAACGATGAACTCGTCACCGCCTGGACCGAGGCTCCTCACCCCTACACCCAGGTCGACGCCGAACGCTGGGTCCGCAGGATCGCACCCGCACAGCGCACCACGGGCGACGGCATCGTCTTCGCCGTCACCGAATTCCTCACCCAGCGACTCGTCGGCTCGGTCCGCCTGCGCAACACCGACTGGCGCACCCTCGCCACCGAGGCCGCGTACATCACCGCCCCCTGGGCACGCGGCGAGGGATACGCCACCGAGTCCATGCTGGCGCTGGCCCAGTGGCTCTTCCGCGACCAGGGCTTCGAGCGCATCGAACTGCGCACCGCCGCCGACAACACCGCCTCCCAGCAGGTCGCCCAGAAGCTCGGCTGCATCAGCGAGGGAGTGTTGCGCAACGCCCGCATAGCGCGCACCCGGACCGAGAACGGTACACACGGAGGCTGGACCGACATCAGGACCGACCTGATCGTCTGGGGCCTGCTTCCCGAGGACCTCG
This region includes:
- a CDS encoding GNAT family N-acetyltransferase, producing the protein MLCLYTVFGMELRMTSTFPDISISTDRLVLRPFDMADIPAYIEMMNDELVTAWTEAPHPYTQVDAERWVRRIAPAQRTTGDGIVFAVTEFLTQRLVGSVRLRNTDWRTLATEAAYITAPWARGEGYATESMLALAQWLFRDQGFERIELRTAADNTASQQVAQKLGCISEGVLRNARIARTRTENGTHGGWTDIRTDLIVWGLLPEDLEGVAEQLADAGGYGAYNDWN